The Pseudomonadota bacterium genome contains the following window.
GGTTAATGGTACAGTGAATGGTGGGTCGGTTTCTACAGATGCTGATTATTATTTTTTATTAAGTGGTAAAGCTTCTACCGTCCCGATTCCAGGAGCGATCTGGCTCTTTGGATCAGGTTTGTCAGCATTGGCATTTTTCAGGAAAAAAGTTGCGAAGTATCCATCCATCAAATCATAAAGATCGGTAACCCGTTTGGAACTCATCTGTGAAAGAGGAACTTCATCTTTACGGGAACATCCCAGCTTGCCTTTAGTATTGGGAAATGCTTTGGATAGTTCTTCTTTCACCGGTTTCTATCATGCTTCTATGGCGGTGGCATCCCGGCTTATGTGGTCGGCAGGTTTTTAGCCACAATGTTTTATAATTATTGCTTCATGAATTTTTTGCAGTTTTTTAAATTACGGTGATGCTGCCTATTTTCGTTTTCCTGTATAAATCCCCCTGCTAATTCTTACAATCGTGCCTTTTTTATAGGCATTGTATAAAATACTTCTTACTTTCTTATCTTCAATTCCGGTTTTTCTTTTCAACGTGGCAATATCAACTCCATCTTTTGCCCGTTTTACAATTTTAAGAATACGTGCTGAATCAGATTCTTTTGTAATCTTTTTAACTGGTACCGGGGCTTTGCCAGGAAACTGTATGACATTTGAAGTTTTTTTGATTTTAGGTGAAACAACGGGTTTTTTTTCCGGTTTGGAAGCTTGTTTTTTCTTTGCCGGAATATAAGCGGAAGTAATTTCAGCCACAGTTTCTGTTTCCATATCAATACCGAAAAGATCTTCCAGTGCGGAGTCTTCGATAACTCTTTCGGTTTTCTTTTCGGCAGCTAAAAGCAGGTTGTTTGTTCTGTCTTTAACCACATGGCTTATCAAATCGGATATTTCCACTTGTCTTAGTTTAAAAAAAAGACCCGGGTCTTTATCAAGCCTTGCTCCAACAGCATAGAGTGTTGCCGCAACATGCTTGCACATGCTTGCCCAGTCGGGACAGGAGCATTCAAATTCGATTTCTTCTGGTGATGGGAAAAGACCGTTATTTTTTTCCATAAAAATCTCACCAAGAGCCTTCGGAAATTTTCCGGCCAGAAGATCCTGCAAGGAATCAAGTTGCTTTGAAGCGGCCGCTTTTATCCTGTTCCATATTAACGGAGAAATTTCCTTTATCTTTATTGCAACATCATAAGGCTTTGTCCTTGTTCCCTGAACAATTGCTTCCACCTTGCCCGAATTTATTTTAATATCAAGAACGGCACCGATCCGGACATAGCTTCTTCCCCGGCCTATACGGTTGCTGTAATCGGCATATCGCTCAAGGTTGCGATTCCATGATTTTCCCCACCATGTTGTTGCAAGCGCACTTCCTTCAATAACAACCGGTGTTATATTTGGATTTTTTGCCATCAGTTTTTTTAATTGCTTTTGCGCTTTTTCCTTCTTTTCGCCAACTGATACATATCGAGGATAATACCGGAATGACATAATCACCTTCATTTTTTATAATGTTAATTTGAATAGCTTCATCAGTTCATCATTTTTCATCTCTGTTATGAGTGCTTCCCCATTACACGAAATAACATCATTTGATAGTGTTCTTTTTTCTTCAAGCATTTTATCTATTTTTTCTTCTACAGTTCCCTTTGTAATAAACTTATGCACAATGACATTTTTTTTCTGGCCGATGCGAAAAGCCCTGTCTGTTGCCTGGTCTTCAACGGCAGGATTCCACCAGCGGTCAAAATGAATCACATGGTTTGCTTCGGTGAGGTTTAAGCCCACACCCCCTGCTTTTAAGGAAAGAACCATATAAGGTATATAGCTTTTACCCTGAAACTCTTCAACGATTTTTTTCCTCTTTCCTACAGGCACTCCTCCATGCAGGATCAAACCTTTTTTATGAAATATGCTTTCCAGAAAATCGGAAAGAGGTTCGGTCATCTCTTTAAATTGTGTAAAAATCAGCACCTTTTCTCTTTTTTCATAAATTGTTTCACATATTTCTCTAAGCCTTGCAAACTTACCGCTGTCTTTTTCCTCAAATCCTGCTGTCCCGTTATATTGATCAGGATGATTACAAAGCTGCTTGAATTTAATGATTGAAGACAGTATTAGCCCTTTTCTTTGAATGCCTTCCGTTTCAGCAATTAACCTTTTTATATCTTCCACAATTCTTTTGTACAGTAGTACCTGTTTTGTGCTTAAATCCGCATAGGTTTTCATTTCCACTTTATCCGGGAGATCGGAAATAACTGACTTATCGGTTTTCAGACGACGCAGAACATAAGGACTTATGAGCTTTCGCAGTTTTGAATATCCGGCATGGCTGCGTTTAAGTTTTTCCGAAAATTTCTTGAATTCATTTATACTTCCGAGCAATCCTGGATTTAAAAAATCAAAAAGCGACCAAAGATCAGAAAGCCTGTTTTCTATCGGTGTTCCTGTCATTATAATTCTGTTTTCTGAGATCAATTTCTTTACGGCACGAGATTGCTTTGCGCCCGGATTCTTTATAGCCTGGGCTTCATCAAGGATAATATAATTCCATTTGTACGACTGAAGCCACTCATATCTTTGAACCATGGCATAAGTTGTTATCACAAGATCATAATTTTTAGCCATATCATCCGAATTTTCTTTTACACCCCCTTTGTTTTTTGAAATGCTATGTGCCACGTAAAAACGAAGATCCGGAGAAAAACGCTCAATCTCACTGGACCAGTTAAAGATAAGAGAAGCAGGCACAATCAGAAGATTTGCTTTATGCATTGCTCCGGTTTTACTGTTTTCCGATTTTAAGATATGTAAAAATGCCAGAGCTTCGATGGTTTTACCAAGACCCATATCATCGGCAAGACAAGCACCGAATTTAAGTGAATAAAGAAAATAAAGCCAGTTTACGCCTTTTTGCTGGTATTCTCTGAGCCTGGCTTTAAACCTGTGATCCGGAATTGCACAAGGAACCTTTTGAGGATCGGCCATTTTTCTTATTACCGATTCCAGCCATTTCCCGTTTGTAATACTATGATCTATCTGTGCTGCATCATTTCCTAATAACTTTTCGGGCTGAAGCTGCAAGCGCAAAGCATCCAGAAAACTGAAACCTTCTTCTTCCGAAAGCATTTGTACTTTTTCGTAAGCATCGAGTGTTTGCCTTAGTTTGTCAGGATCGACAGCTACCCACTTGTTTTTGATAAAGGCAAGCCCATCATATTCACTAAGCAGCTTTTTTGCCTCTTCTTCTGAAATCTGCGTGTCCCCAAGACACAGCTGCGCATCAAAATTTAAAAGGGCGCTTCCCCCAACATAAGACGGAGCATCATTACCCATATTTATATTGAGCTTAACGCCTGAGGCGCTTGTCTTCCACCAGTTTGGAATCCTGCATAAAATTCCGCATTCTTCATATACAGGAATCTCTTTTAGAAAAGAAAAAGCTTCTTTTGCGTTCCATGCCAAAGGATGAAACAATTCTCCGTTTTCAAGAAGTTCGGAAATTATACTGCTTTTTTCAGCTGCCCTATGGACTGTTGTTAGAAGCTGCAAGAGCTTTTCATTATCCTGGCCATATTCCTTAAGAGCATATTTTAACGGGAGATGTTTTGATTTCCCTTTTTCATTGAGCCTCGTGGAATAAGTTGCCAGAAAGGCGAAAGGCAGTTCCTGCTGTTTGTTTTCTACAAGATGAAAAAAGATCCTGCCTACAATATTAACTTCCGGACTGTAGGAACGGATAAAATCTTCTACGGTTCCGTCATATTTTTCAATCTCAATTACATAAGCATTGTTAAGCCTTTTCCATATATTTTCAAGTAATCCGGTATGAAGATAATCGGAGCCTTCCATAAGCGGCGCATCTTCTGTAAACCGCCTTAACTCATCTTTTTCAACAGCAATTTTGGCCTGATGCCTCCACAATTCCAGATCGGGTGTTTGTGAAAGCTTTTTTGCGAATAATCCTGCAAAGTTTCGCCAATAATCAAGAGAAAATGAAAGCTCTATATTTTTATCGCAAAAGCCCAAAAAAAGAAGCCATAGATCGTTATTTGCCGAATACCGACTGTATATTTCTTCCTGCAACAGCCTGCTGCTGTTGGAAACAGGCTTTTTGGCATCCGCCCACTCCAGTTCAAGAAAACCGTTTGGCATAATAACTGTGATTAAATCTTTATTCATATTTAATATAGCTCATCAACCTGCCTGCCAAAAAGGCAATAAATGATATAGGAACCCACCGAATGGCTTGAGAAAAAATCCAATATTTTTTCTGACAGGAATGTTTATTTCACAGTAAAAAAGATAATTCAATTATATTTCTTGAACAAAACAGCATGCATGTTATAATTGCCCATATTTGTTATGTTAATTTGGATAGAACAAGATGATCAAACATATCAAGCATATACACAACCAGGTGAAACCATGGAAAATATACAGCCCATACTGGATGCAGCAGATATAGAACGTATTGTCACAAGAATTACCCATGAAATTCTTGAAGTTCATAAGGGCACAAAAAACCTCTCGCTTATAGGAATTCAAACCCGCGGTGTTTTTCTGGCCAAAAGAATACAGGCATTAATAAAAAAAATCGAAGGTATTGAAATACCGGCTGGAATTATCGATATTACGCTTTATCGCGATGACTGGACAAAAATAAGTAATAATCCTGTAGTTCAGGCAACCGATATTTTCTTTTCAATAGATGAAAAACAGATTGTACTGGTGGATGATGTTCTCTTTACCGGCAGGACTATAAGGGCTGCTATGGATGCAATCATGGATTACGGAAGACCGGATCGTATCGAGCTTGCCATACTTGTAGACAGAGGACACAGAGAACTTCCTATTCAAGCAAATTATGTCGGAAAGCATATTTCAACAGGCTTGACAGAAACCGTAAATGTTCTTGTATCCGAGCATGACGGTATAGACAAAGTCGTTCTGGAAAAAGGTAAATAATGAGCGTTAATGAACACAAAGCACATGCCCCTAAAAGAATCAGAATGGGCATTATTTCCGTATCATCAACAAGAACGAAACAAAATGATGAGAGCGGTGCCTGGATCAATAAACTGGCAAATAAAGAAGGGCATGAAGTAATATTCTATCAGGTCGTACCTGATGATATATATAAAATAACAGAGACAATTATTGAAGCAATTCACGAGCAAAGAGTTCAGGCTCTTTTATTGACCGGAGGCACCGGAATAAGCAGTAAAGATGTTACAATTGAAGCGGTTCGTCCATTGTTTGAAAAGGAACTTACAGCTTTTGGACCTATTTTCAGCCAGCTTAGTTTTGAAGAGATAGATTCAGCAGCACTTTTATCAAGAGCCACAGCAGGAATTATAGGAAATGCAATTGTTTTTTGTATGCCAGGCAGTTTGAAAGCCTGTAAGCTTGCTTGCAAAGCCTTGATTTTTCCTGAACTGGGGCATCTTTTAAAACACATTCTGGAAGGATAACGCTCCATGGGAAACATAGTCCGGGTATCCCAAAATCCCTTCCCCGGAACTCATATCCTGATGTTTCGGGGTGATGCTCAGACTTTTACTCTAACTCTCTCAACTCCTCTTAAAGGAAATGCATGGCTCCGTACTAATTTGGGCCATGCAAAAACCACAAGAACCGAAATTATACGAGAAGTATTTTACAATGAACCGCCTTTAGGAAGAGACTGGTTTGATCTTCCAATGAGAAAAATTGATGACCTTACTTTTGTTATTACCGTACCTCTTAGCGAAGTCGGGCATTTTGAAGCCAAATGTTTCTTTTTAAAAGAAGATGATATTGATCCGATCTGGCCGGACGGCCAAAATACTGTAATAAATGTTGAACCTGCCGCAACATGTTGCGCAAATATTATCTACAATGCTTTTATACGACAATTCGGGCCTAACAAGGAAGGCAGAGGGTTTGCAAATCAAACTGAAGAAAACTGGATACAAAACCTTGATACAAAAGGTTATACGGTAATACCTCCGTCGGGCAAATTTCGCGATCTTATCCGTGAACTTGATTTTATTATAGGCAAACTAGGATGCAGAGCTATTCAGCTTCTCCCTATCAACCCTACCCCTACAACATATGCCAGAATGGGCCGTTTCGGCAGTCCATATGCAGCACTTAGTTTTACAGCAGTTGATTCCGCTTTAGCAGAATTTGATACCAAAGCAACCCCGCTTGAACAGTTTATTGAGCTGGTCGATGCCGTTCATGCCCGCAGTGCAAAAATTTTAATAGACATAGCAATTAATCATACCGGATGGGCGGCATCTCTGCATGAAACTAACCCTGAGTGGCTTGTACGCAGCGAAGACGGACATATTCAGGTTCCGGGTGCCTGGGGTATGCGCTGGGAAGATCTTACAAAGTTAGATTACTCAAAGAAAGATATGTGGGATTATATGGCGAATATATTTCTTACATGGTGCCGCAGGGGTGTTGACGGATTCCGCTGCGACGCCGGTTATATGATTCCCCTTTCTGCATGGCGCTTTATCGTTTCTATAGTAAGGGAGCAATTTCCGGATACTATATTCTTTCTGGAAGGACTGGGAGGCAAAATATCCGCTACGCGTGATATTTTAAACAGTGGTAATTTCAATATGGCTTATTCCGAATTGTTTCAAAATTACGATCGGGGCCAATTGGAACATTATCTTCCCGGCGCAAATGCTATATCTTCCGAAGATGGTATTCTTCTCCATTTTGCCGAAACCCATGATAATAACAGGCTTGCTTCCAGTTCCAAAACATATGCGAAAATGCGCACCGCACTTTGCGCTCTGTTATCTTGCGAAGGATCTTTTGGTTTTGCAAATGGGGTTGAATGGTTTGCTACAGAAAAAATCAATGTGCATGGCGCATCTTCTCTTAACTGGGGAGCAGAAGACAACCAGGTAGATCATATAAAAACACTTTCAAATATTCTTAAAACTCACCCGGCTTTTTTTAACAAAACCCAATTGAGTTTAATCCAGCATGGAGAAGGAAATTTTATTTCCCTTCTTCGCAATAACATTTTAAGTGGCAAAAAACTGCTTATAGTAGCAAATCTTGATGATAACAATCAAACGCATGCTTTTTGGAATGCTAAAAAATCCGGGATGAAAGAAACAACATACATTGATCTTATTACATCAAGAAAAATTCATGTGGATTCAAGCGGCAATTATAATTCATATCTGCTTAATCCGGGTATGGTACTGTGTCTGACAAATGATGAAAATGATCTTGAGCTTATAAATATTAAATCTGATAAAGATTTCATTGTACCTGATAAAGTTGCAAAACAGAAAATGAATGCAAAAGCGCTTGAGATTCTGTTGCTGTATAAGGGAAATAAAGACATAGGAGAATTTGATATTGAAAATGCATCAAAGTCTCTTGCCGATAACCCGGTAGAATTTTGCCGAAGTTTCAATTCGTTTTCCGCTGAAACAAGAGTAAAAGTCTGGAACTGGCCTAATGATGCAAAGCGGGAAGTAATGGTTCCTCCCTCACATTTTCTGATGGCAGTTGCAGACAAACCTTTTCAGGCTCAAATAACTGATGGGAATTATGTTTTATCCAATGAAGAAAGCCTGCCCCGTTCGGATGGCGGGTTTTTTGCCCTTTTCTCTCCTCTTCAAAAACCTATAAAGCACCGTCAACTGACTCTTAAACTTACAGTTTATGAGTATGGCCTTGCAAAACATACAAAAGCGCCTCTTCTTTATTTATCCGAACCTGAAGATACCAGAATCAAAAGAACGTTCACCCGTTCTCAATTGCTTAAAAACCATACTGTGATGCTTGATACGAACAGACGTGGTGCAATGCTTCATGTCCCTGTTTTCTGGGGAACATTAAACAGCAAATACGATGCAATACTTGCAGCAAATACCAACTCCGAATATCCTGTGGACAGGCTTGTTGTATTTTCAAGATGCCGGGCATGGGTAGTATATCAGGGTTTTTCTCAGGATATCTGCTCAGATTGCTTTGACTTATTTGAATTTGATTATAAAGAGGGCGGGCTCTGGCGTTACCGCATACCTACAAGCCAGGGAGAACACATTCATCTTAATATTAAGCTTCAAATGGTTAATGATAAAAACTCAGTCCGCATTACTTTTACCCGTTTGCATTCAAATAAGCAGGATAGAACTTTATCCGATGATAAAGCCATACGGCTTATATTAAGACCGGATATTGAATACCGCAGTTTTCATGAAACAACAAAGGCATTCAAAGGCCCCGAAAATTTTTGGCCTAACGCTGTTTCGGCAAAGTCTTCCGGATTTGTATTTGCGCCCGAAAGAGAAAATGCTCTTTCGGTCAATATTTCAAAAGGTGATTTTGTTTCAGAACCCCAATGGCAGTATATGATCCATAGACAGATAGAATCACAAAGGGGTCTTGATCCGGATTCGGACCTGTTTAGCCCGGGTTATTTCCATACATTACTAAACGGTGGAGAAGAATGTGTTTTATCTGCTGACGTCGGTAATATAACAAAGCATAAACCAGTAATTCCAAATCCTTTAGAAAAGACCGGTTCATTATCTGAAAAACGGATTACCAGCATAAAAATTGAAGACGCACTTAAGCTGGCTCTTGATAACTATATAGTAAGCAGGGGATCTTATAAATCAATAATAGCCGGATACCCCTGGTTTCTTGACTGGGGGCGTGATTCTCTTATATTTACAAGAGGAATGATTGCTGCCGGCAAGTATAAGGATTCAGAACTTGTAATAAAACAGTTTGCAAGATTTGAAAAAGACGGAACAATTCCGAATATGATAAGTGGGCATGATGCCGCAAACAGAGACACTTCCGATGCACCTTTATGGCTTTTTGTCGCCTGTTCCGATTTGTCAGTCGCCAAAGGTGAAGATTCTTTTCTAAACCAAAAACTGGATGACAGAGATATCGGCTCTATACTGATTTCCACTGCAAACCGTTTGATATCCGGCACTCCCAATGGAATTTACATGGATAATGACTCAGGTTTATTATTCAGCCCGGCACATTTTACATGGATGGATACCAACTACCCTGCTTGTACTCCGCGGGAAGGTTATCCCATTGAAATTCAGGCTCTGTGGTATAAAGCCCTTTTGTTTCTTTCACAAATTGATTCCGGTTCATCAGACAAATGGAGTACCCTTGCAGCAATAGTTCAAAAATCGATTTATGAACTCTTCCCGCTTGAAGGGGGTTATCTTTCAGACTGCCTTTATGCTTCATCAGGAATACCGGCACGAAAAGCCGAGAAAGACGATGCATTGAGACCGAATCAACTTCTTGCAATAACTCTTGGCGCTGTTTCAGATTTTTCCTTGTGTGAAAAAATTCTTTCTGCCTGTGATGAACTTCTTGTTCCGGGTGCTATCAGAAGTCTTGCCGACAGGCGGGTAAACAGACCGCTTGAGATAAAACATTACGGCACGGATCTCAATGATCCTTTGAATCCATATAAGGGAAGTTATGAAGGAGATGAAGATACCAAACGAAAGCTGGCTTATCACAACGGCACAGCATGGACATGGCTTTTCCCCTCTTTTTGTGAAGCCTGGGCTATGACGTACGGTGATAAAGCTAAATACAGCGCTTTATCTTTGCTTTCTTCTTCAACACAAATTATAATGTACGGATGTACCGGGCATGTGCCGGAAATTATTGACGGAGATTATCCGCACAAAGCAAGAGGATGTGATGCGCAGGCATGGGGCGCAAGTGAACTTTTGCGCGTGTGGTTAAAACTTTCAAAATGATAAATTTTGTAA
Protein-coding sequences here:
- the pyrR gene encoding bifunctional pyr operon transcriptional regulator/uracil phosphoribosyltransferase PyrR is translated as MENIQPILDAADIERIVTRITHEILEVHKGTKNLSLIGIQTRGVFLAKRIQALIKKIEGIEIPAGIIDITLYRDDWTKISNNPVVQATDIFFSIDEKQIVLVDDVLFTGRTIRAAMDAIMDYGRPDRIELAILVDRGHRELPIQANYVGKHISTGLTETVNVLVSEHDGIDKVVLEKGK
- a CDS encoding MogA/MoaB family molybdenum cofactor biosynthesis protein, translated to MSVNEHKAHAPKRIRMGIISVSSTRTKQNDESGAWINKLANKEGHEVIFYQVVPDDIYKITETIIEAIHEQRVQALLLTGGTGISSKDVTIEAVRPLFEKELTAFGPIFSQLSFEEIDSAALLSRATAGIIGNAIVFCMPGSLKACKLACKALIFPELGHLLKHILEG
- a CDS encoding glycogen debranching enzyme N-terminal domain-containing protein; the protein is MGNIVRVSQNPFPGTHILMFRGDAQTFTLTLSTPLKGNAWLRTNLGHAKTTRTEIIREVFYNEPPLGRDWFDLPMRKIDDLTFVITVPLSEVGHFEAKCFFLKEDDIDPIWPDGQNTVINVEPAATCCANIIYNAFIRQFGPNKEGRGFANQTEENWIQNLDTKGYTVIPPSGKFRDLIRELDFIIGKLGCRAIQLLPINPTPTTYARMGRFGSPYAALSFTAVDSALAEFDTKATPLEQFIELVDAVHARSAKILIDIAINHTGWAASLHETNPEWLVRSEDGHIQVPGAWGMRWEDLTKLDYSKKDMWDYMANIFLTWCRRGVDGFRCDAGYMIPLSAWRFIVSIVREQFPDTIFFLEGLGGKISATRDILNSGNFNMAYSELFQNYDRGQLEHYLPGANAISSEDGILLHFAETHDNNRLASSSKTYAKMRTALCALLSCEGSFGFANGVEWFATEKINVHGASSLNWGAEDNQVDHIKTLSNILKTHPAFFNKTQLSLIQHGEGNFISLLRNNILSGKKLLIVANLDDNNQTHAFWNAKKSGMKETTYIDLITSRKIHVDSSGNYNSYLLNPGMVLCLTNDENDLELINIKSDKDFIVPDKVAKQKMNAKALEILLLYKGNKDIGEFDIENASKSLADNPVEFCRSFNSFSAETRVKVWNWPNDAKREVMVPPSHFLMAVADKPFQAQITDGNYVLSNEESLPRSDGGFFALFSPLQKPIKHRQLTLKLTVYEYGLAKHTKAPLLYLSEPEDTRIKRTFTRSQLLKNHTVMLDTNRRGAMLHVPVFWGTLNSKYDAILAANTNSEYPVDRLVVFSRCRAWVVYQGFSQDICSDCFDLFEFDYKEGGLWRYRIPTSQGEHIHLNIKLQMVNDKNSVRITFTRLHSNKQDRTLSDDKAIRLILRPDIEYRSFHETTKAFKGPENFWPNAVSAKSSGFVFAPERENALSVNISKGDFVSEPQWQYMIHRQIESQRGLDPDSDLFSPGYFHTLLNGGEECVLSADVGNITKHKPVIPNPLEKTGSLSEKRITSIKIEDALKLALDNYIVSRGSYKSIIAGYPWFLDWGRDSLIFTRGMIAAGKYKDSELVIKQFARFEKDGTIPNMISGHDAANRDTSDAPLWLFVACSDLSVAKGEDSFLNQKLDDRDIGSILISTANRLISGTPNGIYMDNDSGLLFSPAHFTWMDTNYPACTPREGYPIEIQALWYKALLFLSQIDSGSSDKWSTLAAIVQKSIYELFPLEGGYLSDCLYASSGIPARKAEKDDALRPNQLLAITLGAVSDFSLCEKILSACDELLVPGAIRSLADRRVNRPLEIKHYGTDLNDPLNPYKGSYEGDEDTKRKLAYHNGTAWTWLFPSFCEAWAMTYGDKAKYSALSLLSSSTQIIMYGCTGHVPEIIDGDYPHKARGCDAQAWGASELLRVWLKLSK
- a CDS encoding DEAD/DEAH box helicase, whose translation is MNKDLITVIMPNGFLELEWADAKKPVSNSSRLLQEEIYSRYSANNDLWLLFLGFCDKNIELSFSLDYWRNFAGLFAKKLSQTPDLELWRHQAKIAVEKDELRRFTEDAPLMEGSDYLHTGLLENIWKRLNNAYVIEIEKYDGTVEDFIRSYSPEVNIVGRIFFHLVENKQQELPFAFLATYSTRLNEKGKSKHLPLKYALKEYGQDNEKLLQLLTTVHRAAEKSSIISELLENGELFHPLAWNAKEAFSFLKEIPVYEECGILCRIPNWWKTSASGVKLNINMGNDAPSYVGGSALLNFDAQLCLGDTQISEEEAKKLLSEYDGLAFIKNKWVAVDPDKLRQTLDAYEKVQMLSEEEGFSFLDALRLQLQPEKLLGNDAAQIDHSITNGKWLESVIRKMADPQKVPCAIPDHRFKARLREYQQKGVNWLYFLYSLKFGACLADDMGLGKTIEALAFLHILKSENSKTGAMHKANLLIVPASLIFNWSSEIERFSPDLRFYVAHSISKNKGGVKENSDDMAKNYDLVITTYAMVQRYEWLQSYKWNYIILDEAQAIKNPGAKQSRAVKKLISENRIIMTGTPIENRLSDLWSLFDFLNPGLLGSINEFKKFSEKLKRSHAGYSKLRKLISPYVLRRLKTDKSVISDLPDKVEMKTYADLSTKQVLLYKRIVEDIKRLIAETEGIQRKGLILSSIIKFKQLCNHPDQYNGTAGFEEKDSGKFARLREICETIYEKREKVLIFTQFKEMTEPLSDFLESIFHKKGLILHGGVPVGKRKKIVEEFQGKSYIPYMVLSLKAGGVGLNLTEANHVIHFDRWWNPAVEDQATDRAFRIGQKKNVIVHKFITKGTVEEKIDKMLEEKRTLSNDVISCNGEALITEMKNDELMKLFKLTL